The DNA sequence ATGAGGCTTgtaacaaatacacagaaaaaccTAAAATCAATGAATAACTCTGATATGAAGAATCTGTTTGCATTCTTTGTTACAGTTTGCTTGTAGAATTTAAgtacttggtttcttttttaacactCTTGTTGGGAAACTCCAGCACTTtcgacagaaaaagagaaaagaaaatacaggctcCTGGCAAGTAGctgtgaacaaatgaatgaagaaaggggCTGGGGGCCACTTTGGCAGTAGCTTTCTGTCAGAGATGATGTTTTGTCTTGAAGCTTATGCATCTAATTTAATGCCTTACACACTCATGATTTGTATATTGTCTTCCAAGCTGGCTCTGTCACCCATGCCAtaatcagacaaaaaagaaaatctatcaaAGCACCCACAGGATGCACAGATCTGTCTCTGAAATGGTGTCACAGCGCTAATCTGTCCTGAGACTaggaggacatttttttttttttttaaagaagctataGTACATGGAGAAAGGAGCATGACAATTTTTCTGGGAGGAAAAATTGCTAAATACTGCAGCCAACTCCTCAGAGAAGCCACAAAATTACCTTTCAAGACGTCTGAGCCTCAACCCCTGAAGCCTGGAATTTATGGGGCCAGCAGTGCGCTAAAACGCCACgactctaacacacacacatctaaGGCTCAGGGAAAAATGGTCCTCGGATTTTTATGACTAagtaagttaaattttaaaattacaaaacgAAGACATCTAGAATGTGTTTGAAATAGTCTGAAGTAGCAATCCTATGGACAATTATAACGACCGCAGTTTCAAACACCAAGGCTTGAAGATGCAACTTCACAATACAGTTATCTTAAAACATGTGATCAAAAACTTTGAGCGAGAGCTTCTTTCATAAATTCTTCAAGGACCGCCACCACGTTTTTGGCTTCAGGCATTTCTTCATGTTCCACTTTAACAATCTTCAAAAGGATATCTCCACTACCACAGTGCTTTAGGAACATGTAACATTTAAACAAAGCATAATGATTCATTTCTGCCTGTCGGATAAATCTCTTCAAATTATTTGTGTCTTGTATGgcctagaaaaaaaattacccagtTAAATATGTGTTTAGTGAGATAATAATGAAGCCTGAAAAATCTATCCTATCCAGCTGAGAGCTTGACATATGTTGCTGAGatgtttgccttttattttaaatatttccatcaTTCTTAGGGCTAATATGCTTTGCCCTTGGGAGAACACAATTTCTTAAATACCTTTAAAATCACCTAAATAAAGTAACAACACTCCTCCCCATCAGAATTTTGAACCCTTAGGCattgaaccatttttttttttggtgctttcCAACTAAGATACATCACAAATTAGAAGATAATCCCAAGATACAAGCAAGCATTCAACCCAATTAATTGGAAATGCAATGATATATATGCAGATGCTCCTGGAAAATAtagtaaataaagtaaatgcCTTCTGGGGATTCTAATTTTGAGAATGTCCTATTTAATAGACATCACAGCTGTAAAGCAGATTTGTTACTCTGTCATTGGTACTAACGAAAATTGAGACAAAAATGTTATGTGGCATTTGGCACGTAGCCAATTAATTACCTTTAGTTTAAAGTTCTCCAGTACTTGTCGAAAAAGAAAAGGGTTACCTCCTTCAGTGCCATTCAAAAAAGCCTGCATCCACTCCTCACAAAACCGGTTGCTTCCTATgaagtattttagaaaaattaaataaataaaactgaaattctacCAATACAAAGGTTCCTTCCTTACAAAGcataagacatttattttctattcgttacttatttatctttaatGGAGGTGTAACTGACATCCaacttattagtttcaggtgtacaccaCATGTATCTATtgtgattttccttctttcttggtaAAAACAtttacactgtattttttttttaagattatttatttgagagagagagaaagaacaagcacatacaagtggggggaggggcagagtgagactaagagaatctcaagcagactccccactgagcgagaagctggacacagggcttgatctcatgaccctgagatcatgacctgagccaaaatcaagagtcagacgctcaaccgactgagccaccgaagcgCCCCACTTAAGAGTGAATTATTTAAGAGTTCTGTAATGGTCtaaaaaaatagtctatttaCCACCTGGCTAAGAAATATCAAATGGTTGAAGCCCTGAGTTGTGTCTTCCCCATCATATCCCCCTCCTttcccatcagaaaggattatcATTCCCACatatttctttcaacttttgtcaatttaaaaaaaaaaatccctaaggcCTTTATAGTATTACTTTACATAGGTTAAacttaatgtgtttttctttactGGCTCTTTGACTAAATAGTATGCTTCTGAGCTAGTCCGTGCATTTTCGCTGCTATATGGGACTCCACTGTATGACTACAgcagtttttcagttttcttttttttttaaattttaaagattttatttatttatttgacagacagagatcacaagtaggcagagaggcaggtggggagcggggcgggggggagcaggctccccgccgagcagagagcccgatgtaggactcgatgctaggaccctgagatcatgacctgagccgaaggcagaggcttaacccactgagccacccaggcgtcccactttttcagttttcttgatgATAGACATTTGCTTCCATTCTTTGCTATTTAAAACAATGCCTTTCTGAATATTTCTGTACTTGTCTCcttatatacacatacaagaGCTTCTCTATATACATAGGAGTGGAACTGCTAGGCATGATGGGATTTCTGTGGTTCTAGAATTGATAACTGTTTTTGGTGAGTGTGAGATAAACAGGTACAAGTGTACAAGGCAAGGGGGATAAATCTGTATGATGTGTTCTCAGGGCAAAAATAGACTCCCACCAGGAAGGCTGCCTTGGGCTGTGGCTCACCTGCATTGTAGAACTGAGGCTGGGAGCCGCTGCAATCGATGACCACAGGTTTATGTGGCTCCTCGGTCATGGCCATGCACAAGGACGTCATGGTGCCTTCATGAATAAGGCCTTGAAGACTGGCCACACTCAGAAACCTGCCGCATAAACAAGTTCTTTTCCACACACAGTATTGCAGGGtaggaaggagaaaacaaattcaTTCTGCAGTGGGTGGGAGGTTTGAACATGTACTATCAGGCTTGCAGTAAAGAAGGTTCCCTCcttacaaaacctttttttttttgaagattttatttatttgacagacagagatcacagtcagggagagaggcagtgaggaagagaggaggaaataggctccctgcccagcagagagcctgatgcagggctcgatcccaggaccctgggatcatgacctgagctgaaggcagaggctttagcccactgagccacccaggtgccccattacaaAACTTTTCTTTACCTGTTaatgtctctctttgtcttttcatCTGATTCTTTAACTTCAACAGGAGTATAACTCAGAGCctatgggagaaaaataaagcctaaTCGATACAGGATTCTACTTTTCCTTATGGAGCAGCTACTCGACAGTAAAAGTCAGCTTCCCCAATCAGCACCACACTGGACCATTCTTGACAGGCACTACCCAGTGCTCTCCAGAGCCTTGTTCAGTGGCTGCCCAATGACAGCCTAAAACCTGGCTTTATCAccctggtctcatgggaccatcCAGTTGCAGCTGAATTTACCCACCACATATTTGAATAAAAACCTGTCCATGTACTCTAACCTTCCCCCATTGTCTGgatattttgtgaatttttcattttttatccggacctttttttttaagtaatctctacccacaATGTGTGGCTTGcacttatgaccccaagatcaagaggtgCATGgtttactgactaagccagccagatgcccctctctGGACTCTTTATATAGTTAAAATTcactttgggtttttgttttccttctcaaatTGTTTTGGAAATTATGCCTCTCCCAGACCCCttcaaaagtattattttaaaatgttttatcctaggggcacctggctggctcagttggttaagggtcagACTCTTGACCTCAATtcaggtcttgctctcagggttatgagttcaagccctgctcaagctgggcatggagcatactttaaaaaaataataataatgttttaccCTATTGAGAAGATTTAGTATTTGCAATTCTACCTGAGTAACGGAACTTTCTAGATCTCAGTAAACAGAACACGGTCTATTCTGATTACAAGCATAGTTTGAATGAATATCCAGCAGCGAGGGGGAGTGTGTGTATGTTCAGGTGTTCAGAGTGTTGAGAGAAAGTGAGTATGTCTTTAATCCAAACTCTGCCAAAGTGACTCTctattaaagaaatgtttttgtttaggCGATACTTACAGCATGTAGCAGAAAGGTAAGCTTCTCCTGAAAGAGAAGAACCACCCTTTGGATTGGGCATACAACATCCTCAAACCAGCTGCTCAGGTAGGATTTTATGTGGTTCTCCAGGCCTCTTTCCTAGATCAAGAAAGAATGTCATCGCCTTTAATATAAGCATTCATTTTAGTAgacttaacattttcttcttgatATTCTTGATGAAAAGAACTAAGGATAGGTGGCTGagtcagctgggtggctcagtcagctgagtgtctgcctttggctcagctcatgatgccagggtcctgggattgagccagggCTGCTCGGTGGGGATTCTGCTttgccctccccctctgcttctgttcctgttcattttctctctctccctcccaaataaataaataaaatctttaaatgagaaaaaaaaaagtgaggacagacacttcctttttttaagcTAACACCACCAACCCAAAAAAGGAATTGTGATACAACTTTCCTGAAGAGAGTGGGGATTAATTCTCTActgaaattcttaaaaacacaattagaaatatattacataaaataaagagacagaaatagaagaGTTCCATGCAATTTCTTTGCTGGGAAAAGCTGGGCATTTACATGTCCATCTCCCCTACCATACTGTGTGTACTCactggagattttcttttttaagattttatttatttatttgacagagatcacaaaagaggcaggcagagagagaggaggaagcaggctccccaccgagcagagagccagatgtgggactagatcccaagaccctgggatcatgacctgagccgaaggcaaaggcttaacccagtgagccactcaggcgccctggagatttttttttttttaaagattttctttttaagtgatctctacactcAAAGGGGGcatcaaactcataaccctgagatcaataattgcatgctctaccaactgagccagccaggtgcccaaggaGATATTCTTTTAATAATCTCTATCACCCCAGCCCTTGGTAGTGCCTGAAACACCCATGCACGAGCTTAGAGAGGACCTGCTAAATGGCTGAAGGAGACAGCTCACTCACATTCCAATAGGATCAGAGAAGGACACACCCTAATTCATCAAAGCACTCCAGCCCACTCCAGCTGTCAGACATGCTGCCACGATTGCTGACATGAGCACACCTGGCTTTCTAGGCTATGCGGCTCACTGGGGACTGGTAGAAGAGCTCTACTCTGGGAGAGCAGCTCCCCCTAGACTCATTTCCCTGGCTCACTCCTATGCTAGCCTTTTTTCTCCCACAGAATCTTGTAGAGAGTTACGACTTAACAACTACTACACGCTGAatgtgtagtttttaaaaaagatatggaTAATTTAATCAATATGGATGTGACTAGTTTGCAAAAGATcgactaataaaaaaaaaatggaatttttctaCAAATCTTTGATGTTGGTTCAAGGACAGTTATACCGTTGTATAGCATGTCTTTGGTGCCAGAGGCTTTGCGGACATTAATTCTGACCAGAACCTAAGTCATGTGAGCCTAGAAATCAGGAAAAGAGCATCCTCTTTCTCACCTGGCATGTTACCACATACCCTGAATTGAATGGAATCCATTTTTCCTGGATACAAAACATTAGAAGCAGTCGTGTGAAACTTAGAGCAGTTACAGGACTATGTTCCCTGCTTCCCTTAACCA is a window from the Neovison vison isolate M4711 chromosome 5, ASM_NN_V1, whole genome shotgun sequence genome containing:
- the C5H17orf75 gene encoding protein Njmu-R1; this encodes MLPSLQESLDGDEKELESSEEGGSAEERRLEPPPSSHYCLYSYRGSRLAQQRGDSDDGSASGTNAETPSGDDFSLSLVDTNLPSEVEPELRSFIAKRLSKGAVFEGLGNVASVELRIPESRVGCYYCLFQQEKLLPEAATVDCEHNASEYVVCFLGGSEKGLELFRLELDKYIQGLKNDMNREERGLENHIKSYLSSWFEDVVCPIQRVVLLFQEKLTFLLHAALSYTPVEVKESDEKTKRDINRFLSVASLQGLIHEGTMTSLCMAMTEEPHKPVVIDCSGSQPQFYNAGSNRFCEEWMQAFLNGTEGGNPFLFRQVLENFKLKAIQDTNNLKRFIRQAEMNHYALFKCYMFLKHCGSGDILLKIVKVEHEEMPEAKNVVAVLEEFMKEALAQSF